From the genome of Desertifilum tharense IPPAS B-1220, one region includes:
- a CDS encoding Rpn family recombination-promoting nuclease/putative transposase, with translation MLLISTIIIYKFPQKSWEEVKQMLGITDLTQTRVYQEGKQEGLQEGLQEGQLRAKLEMISRLFSVGMNAEQIVQITGLEMTQVQEIITSLEDN, from the coding sequence TTGCTGCTAATCTCAACTATTATTATTTACAAGTTCCCTCAAAAGTCTTGGGAGGAGGTTAAACAAATGCTAGGAATTACTGACTTAACCCAAACGCGAGTGTATCAGGAAGGAAAGCAAGAAGGCTTACAAGAAGGCTTACAAGAAGGTCAACTAAGAGCCAAACTAGAAATGATTTCCCGGTTATTTTCTGTAGGAATGAATGCAGAGCAAATTGTACAGATAACAGGTCTAGAAATGACTCAAGTTCAGGAAATAATTACCTCCTTAGAAGACAACTAA